The Odocoileus virginianus isolate 20LAN1187 ecotype Illinois chromosome 13, Ovbor_1.2, whole genome shotgun sequence genome includes the window GATAAAGCCGGGCTCCGGCACCTCCTTAGAAATTCCTCCTGCTCCCAGGAAAGCCACCGCTGCAtgtcaattttaatttttgaaatttaaaccGAGGGCTTTGTGTCTAAGCTCCATCTCATCGGAGGAAGGGGAGGAATAAGTCAAAAAGGATTAGGGGCCCACTGGGGATTGCAGATCCATAGCAATTAGACTTCATTTGGGTCtcatatatttgattttaatcGCATTTCTGGATGATACAATCGACAAGGCATCAGAAATTGATACGTACGCGACTGTAGACGGGATCGACTCTGCCCTCCCCTGTTCCTGGGCTCAGGTGGCTTCGGGTTCCACAGTCACtggggtgtggtggggtgggtggggaattGCAGCTCATTTGGGCTGGAACTGGGAGGGTGATGGTTTGCATGTGGATATTGTTTTCCTGCTCGATATCTTTGAGCACTTTATGCCTAGACTTGAAGCAGATGCAGTCATTGCTAATATTCAAGTGAATGACAATAAAacattattcaaataaaataagagCATAAAAAGGAATAGCGACAGAGACAAGACTCAAGGCAGGGGGTATAATTGTCTTTTAAATCAGAATCACAAATTTCAGCATCTTCCAGGAACTAAAGTTGAGCACATTGCGATTTGGGAGCAGACACATAGCCACGAATATGTCACACACCACACTGACATGAGTCTAtgagtatgtctgtgtgtgtgcacctgtgtaaCACGGATTAGCGATGACAACCACATTATATCCGCAtggggtgtgtgtatgcatatcCAGTTCGACATAGGTAGCACACTCCAGGGTTTCCTCTGTGTACGTATTCACATTTCTCTGCAAACAACTGGTCAAAATAAGCTCTGTAAATACTAACAGGTTGCTAGCTAGCTATTTTGTAGATAACGTACTGTTTATTGGAACTCAATAATcgaaaaatggaacaaaaaagtgaaaaaacaaaaacaccatgtGGAGTGTTTTCttaacctctgtgtgtgtgtgtgtgtgcacgtgtgtgacagtgaaggggagggaaggaccaAACAAATGCAGTCAGGTTCAGAGCAGGTGCCccacaccaccacacacacaggaAGACCCCCCAAGGGGGGTGTCCCACCACGAAGGGGAGAGTCTATCTCATTTATCACACAGCTCTGGGTGAATTTAGGGAGCTGGATGGCCCATACAATTGCCTCAGTGTACCAGGCAGTTGACTTGGAGATTATGGACCCAGCTAGTGTAAGCTGATAGACATGTGCTGAGTGCATTACATGCCCGAGTGGGTGTGTTTCCTCAGGGATTTCTCTACTGCCTTTTAGGAGATCTCAGAGATCATCTGATGGCAAATATCTCCTTCACCCCTCTCATTTTGCAGAAAtgcctcctcttccctttccttctccagaaactcCTGGCCTCTGACTGCCTCCCACAAGGCTAGGATCCTGAGAATCCAAACTCCGTCTCCTGTCACCCTCTAATTCTTCCTCCCGCCCTCCTCTGGTCCCCTCCAATTCAAGGCTGCAGCCCAGCCCAGCGGAGATGCACCCTAAAGGGTGAGAGGCtaccctcccatctccccacatCTTTTCACCCACCCAGGCAGcacagacaaggctgtggttggCAACCAGGGTAGAGATGGAGCTATTCAGGGCCCAGTTCCGGTCTTTATGTCAAGGTGAACATCTGGAGGCCCGGTCCCGGGACCAGGCTGACAGAGACATCAAGAGTCCATAGTCTAGAAACATAATTTAATGCATCGCGGTAGGTCTGAGGCGGGAGTGCGGTGTAGAGATGGATTTTCTGATTGCTGGGATTCTGCTGAGGGTGGGATTTCAGCTGATGGACAGGGACATTTGCACAAGTATTTCAGGTCACAAAGAAGGACACCCCAGGGAGCTCGTGCTCGCTTTGGCCTACCTCGGTGGCCAGAGCTGGGAGCCCTCAGTCTCAGGGCTCTCGGAGGAGGAGGGGGACTGGAAGCGCTCAGGCATCCCGCCGGGGCCTGTCCAGTCCAATCAGCTCTGCAAAGTCTGCGCTGCCGCCTCCCTGGCTGGGGTTTCAGTTTCACGCTCATTTCTCCACTTGGGCGTCCTGCTCCCCCGCCCCGGGTTGGGGCCAGGGACCAGGAGCACAGCCGGGAGCTTGGCGAGTCACAGACGCACGGAGGTCGGAAGCGGGGCAGGAAGGACAGCGGGGGTGTGTCTTTTCCAACGATGTCAGGAAGTGTCACGAAGCGACAGTGGTCCTCGCCAGGGAACAGAGCGCCCCCACGGGCATAGGGCGGCCTGAAGCCACCCCACCTCGCGCTCCTTGCCCCTCTAATCCGGGTACAGAAGAAAGCCGGAGAAGGTGCTGTACTTGTTGTTATTGCCTCCGTGCGCCTTTCCGCCGTCCAGCTTCACATACACCTCGTCCCCCGAATCAAGGTGTAGCACCACGCTGTTACTGGCGTAGTCGTAGTTCTGGTCGGCATCCTGCGCGATGGCGCTGGCCCGGACCTAGGGGCGAGCCGTCAGAGCTGGTCGGCCCGGATACCTCGGCCGTGGCCCTTGCCCGACCCTCCACGTGGCGTACCCCATGGCCGGCCTTCCGCCTGCCGCTCCAGGGTCCACGCTCCCACCCAGGCTCCATGCTCTCTCTCCACCTTAGCCAACTCCTTCCGGGCACCCCAGTCTCCACAGTCGCCAAATCCGGGAAGAAGGGAGGCAGAGGGCTTCGGGGACGCTGACCCAGTGGGGAAGAGCGGGAACCAGGGGCCAGGGCCAAGAAGAAGGAAGACGGGAGGGCAGAGGGGGGAAAGGGGCGCACAGAATGAGGTTTCCGTGAACCCCACGGGGCTTCAGGCGGCTATGTAAATAGCAGGGGAGCGCGATTTGGGTAGTGGGGAACCCAACCTCTGGAGCTACCGGATAAAGTGCGACCAGGACGCACTGGGAGACGCGATGCTGCGCGGTGCGCTCCCTCCCAATGGGGAGAAGAGGCTGAGCTCCCAGGAGGTTTGGGGCGCTGGGTGGGAACGAGGGTCCGCGGGGACTTGCGCGGGTGGAGGGGAAGCGGGGGTGTCACTGACCTGCCCGTTCTTGCAGAGGTCCGCCCACATGCTGGTGCCGTCGCCGCCGCGCATGAGGATGTGGTAGGTGAAGAAGTAGATGCCACGCACCTGGCAGCTGAACTTGCCCGTAGCAGGGTCGTAGTGATTGCCGAGATTGGTGACCACGTCGTCGAATTTGAGCACCTCGTAGCCTTCGTGGGGGCTCTTAAGACCCACATAGAAGGCGATCTTGGGACCGCTGAAGGCGGCGCTCAGCGCGCCAGTTACTTCGCCCTCAGAGTCACCGCCGCCCCCGGTTCCGCCACCCACCACCCCGACACCTCCGGCCGCGCCCGCCGTCAGCTGCAGGCCAGGCAGCCCGGGCCGCCCCGAGTCGCCCTTCTCCCCCGGGGGACCCCGGGGTCCAGGTGGGCCCGGCTCTCCCGGGGGTCCCCGCGGTCCCGGCTTGCCAGGTCGCCCCGGGTCGCCCTTGGGTCCCTGGATGAAAGGGGGCGGAGGGTTGACGCTCAAGTCCTGCATGACTTCCAGCGCGGCCGTGCTGGGTCCCGGCGGCGGAGCCTTGGCTCCCGCCGGCCCCCCGCCCGGGGCGGCGGTGTAGGGGTCGCAGATCATGCGGCAGGTGCCCATCATCTCGTAGTGCGCCGCGCCGGGGGGCGCCGCCTGCAGCAGCAACGGCACGGCGATAAGCAGCCCCAGCGCCATGGCCAGGAGCACGCCGACGGCCGCCAGGCAGGCGCGGCGCCGCCGCTGCCACAGCCGGGAGGCAGCCGCCACCAGCTCCTCCTTGCCTCCCGGGGAGGTAATGGTCGGGCGGCGCAGGCGGCCCCGCTCCCCGCGCTCGGGGGCGGACTCCGCGGGTCCCGGTCGCGCCCCCGACGTGGCGACCCCCTCCTCTGGGCGCGCAACTACTTCAGCGAGAGGCACCCCGGCCCAGGCTCCGGTGCCCACCGCGCTGGGACTGCTCAGGAGAGCCGCGGAGCCCAGCGCGCATGGCGGGGGGGCGCACAGGACGAGCCCGGCGCCCCGCGGCTCCCGGCGGCTGCGGCCGGGGAGCACCGGGTGGGAAGGCGGCGTCCCGCGAGGGCTCGGCCGCGCTGCCTCCTGCCCGACTCGGCTGGACTCAGCAGGGCTCAGCGCGCAGGGAGGGCGCTCGGGCTCCGCGGCGCGCTCTGCTCTGCTCTCCCGCTGCTAGCTGGCTGCCGCGCGGAGGGGGTACCCAGCTACCCTGACGTAAGGAGTCCGGGGCTGAGCGGCGGAGGCGGCGAGGCAGCAGCGCGCGCTGCCATCACTTGGGAGACGGCGCCCTCATGTCATCAGCCTTCCGTCCTCCTCCTATCGGGCGGCGTCCCCGGCAGAGGCGGCAAAGGCGCGGTTCCTCCTGGCGGCGC containing:
- the C1QL2 gene encoding complement C1q-like protein 2 — encoded protein: MALGLLIAVPLLLQAAPPGAAHYEMMGTCRMICDPYTAAPGGGPAGAKAPPPGPSTAALEVMQDLSVNPPPPFIQGPKGDPGRPGKPGPRGPPGEPGPPGPRGPPGEKGDSGRPGLPGLQLTAGAAGGVGVVGGGTGGGGDSEGEVTGALSAAFSGPKIAFYVGLKSPHEGYEVLKFDDVVTNLGNHYDPATGKFSCQVRGIYFFTYHILMRGGDGTSMWADLCKNGQVRASAIAQDADQNYDYASNSVVLHLDSGDEVYVKLDGGKAHGGNNNKYSTFSGFLLYPD